CTTATTCATTGTCTTTAAACCATTTGGTCAGAAAGAAACTTTCTTTCTAGTAGTCAGGATATTAGCGCCATTAAATAAATACACGCCTGGAATTTAACATCCTTTAACAAAATGGTCAAATTCTATATCGACTGGATAAACACACCAGACAGGGAAGCACGAACACTAAAGCAGAATTTAGCTCTTTACAGCCATCTTAGCCATAAAGGCATCGATTTCATCGCGGTGAGGCAGGGCTGGGATTGCACCAGCTTTGGTGCAGGTAATTGCCCCGATAGCGTTTGCTGCCTGGATGATTTCAAAGAGTTTGGTTTGCTCCAGAGCAAGTAGGGCTTCCCGCTTATCAGCTTTGCCTTTAATCAAAGGCAAAAGACCAGCGATAACACCACTGTTAAAGCCATCACCAGCGCCAGTTGCTTCCACTAATTCCACTTGGAATCCAGGCACTTGTTTACCGCCATGCTTGGTAACAAAGTAGGCCCCACGGCTGTCCAGAGTAATAATCAAGAGTGGCACATTGTGCTCTTCTCTCAATTTTTCGGCAGCTGATGTATCTCTTGAGCCTGTCAAAAATTCCAATTCGTCTTCGTTAATTTTGACCACATCAGCCCAAGAAAGGGTATTGAGGATGGTTTTGCGGCAGGTTTCTTTGGAGGGCCAGAGACTGATGCGCACATTAGGGTCATAAGAGACAAGCATTTTGTTAGCACGAGCCATTTCCACCGCTTTTTTGGTGGACTCTTGAGCGGGGCTCTCGATGAGCGAAATAGAACCAAAGTGCAAAACAGAAGCAGAAGCAAACAGATGTTGTTTTAAGTCATTAGGCTGTAACTTGCTATCAGCGCAAGCAATACGGCTAAACTCTGCCAACTTGCGGTCACCAGAAGAAGTAGTGACTACATATGCCATGCGGGTTTGAGCACTGGGATCAAGCACGCTGGCTTCCACGTTGATACCTTCTTCTTCGAGCAAAGAGCGCAACCAGCGACCAAAAGCATCATCCGATGTACGTCCAATAAATCCAGTTGCTACACCCTGACGAGCAAGCCCTACTGCTGTATTAGCAGGAGCGCCGCCAGCTGCCTTGGTAAATTGCTGAGCGCTATCAAGCTCAGCTCCGACCGTTGTGCAGACCCAATCCACAAGGATTTCACCAAGACAAAGTACATCGGTCATTGAATTTTCTCCAAATAATTGCGCAAAAAGCTTGAGATGAATCCTTAGGCGGGCAATGCAAAATACCTATTGCACTATCCCTGGGAGTCATGCCCGGAGGTAGCAATAGATATCTGCTGGATTATAAAGTCTAGCGAGCTTTGCGTAGGTGGCTTAGAAGCTCTCGTTAAAGGATGTAAACCCAGCAGAGAGAGTGTCTGAGCGGTAATCCTCACCATAGCCTCGCAAATTGTTAAGCAAGCCATTTCTAATCTCAAGCCGGCATTAACTTGCCTTGGCAACCACCACAGGTCTAGGTTGTCATTATCTTCAACTTCCCCCAAAAGCAAAAACAAACAACACAAAAACCAACCGCAGTACCCATTCTCTTTAACCGCGCTGTCTCAGGTTCGCGCCGCGAGCCCTATCGTCAGCCCAACCCAAGCTAAAAGGAAACCCATCATGCGCATGGCACAGTATTACGGTCTCAATTCCCGAGCCAAGAAGCTCGTCCACAAGAAGGTCATGATCCGCGAAGTCGGCACGATGCATCTGCCCGATGGCAGCCGCGTCAAGTTCGACCGTCGCCGCCCCATCCCCGCAGCCAAAAAGCAGGTGATCGGCGACATCAAGACATACAACCCCCAGATTCCCCTGGCCCAGCTCTTCCGCTACACCCTCCCGGGTGGTGTGGTGTACGAGGAGTACATCCAGGAAGTGCTTCACTCCGGCGGCCCCTGCTACTTCCTGGCATTGCGCTCGCCTGACGGCACTCCGCTTGCGTCCTCGCTCTGGTCCAACGACGAGATGTACGAGCACGCCGGCTGATTGACCTGAACTGCCATGGTCCTCCTTCGGGAGGACCATGGCAAGTTCTTTTTTTTGCATTACTTATTATCTTTTATAGTATTAACCATTGGAACCGCAAAGGGCTTTCAAGAATCTATAATCCAAATACTAGCCACAAATATGGATCAGGCTTTTACGTTAAAATGATGACCGAAACATTTTTATTTGTCTGAGTCCACAATATAGATATTGGAGCAAGCACTGTGAATCGCAAAAGAATCAACGCAGCAATTAAGTCCTGGACTACCTTGACGGCAGTCAGCCTGGCAATTGGCTCTTTTGCCAACAGCGCCCTTGCTCAATCGCAGGCAACAAGCCAGGCTAGTGTTCAGGCATCAGGTCAGTCATCCAGCCAAGCCACCCAAAGGTCTTCGACTCAGGCTGGCACTCGTAGCGCCTCACAGGCATCGGGCAAACCCTCTAGCAATGCTCAGAGCCAGTCTTCATCTCAGGCTTCGAGCCAGTCCTCTCAATCTCGCATACCTGCCGGAGGCGCCCAGACGACTACCACCGGAGGCACCACAACCACCCCAAAGTCCGCATCAGCTACCCAAACGGTAGACCTGGTAGCGCTGGCAGGACCCACACAAATAACTCACACCGGTAATAAGTGGACCAATACTCCCAGCATAGTCTCACTCAAAGCCGGTCAAGACGTTTTGCCTCTAACCATGACTTTTACCAACGGCAATGAAGGCCGCAGCAAAATGACTGGTATCCGCATTTTTGTTAACGGTCGCAAAATCATGAGCGAAGCTGACTTCCGTGGCAAAGATACTGTTAGTCTCAAAATGGACGATGTACTCTCCGCTGGCGATACCCAAATGGAAGTGCAGACCTATGGTAAGGATGGCAGCAATCTCACCTGGGTTTTGACCACACCAAAAATCAAAGTATCCGACATCAAACCGGATAGTGTTGCACCAGGCGACAAAGTCACAATCAACGGCAAAAACCTGCCCAA
The sequence above is a segment of the Candidatus Obscuribacter sp. genome. Coding sequences within it:
- a CDS encoding IPT/TIG domain-containing protein, whose amino-acid sequence is MNRKRINAAIKSWTTLTAVSLAIGSFANSALAQSQATSQASVQASGQSSSQATQRSSTQAGTRSASQASGKPSSNAQSQSSSQASSQSSQSRIPAGGAQTTTTGGTTTTPKSASATQTVDLVALAGPTQITHTGNKWTNTPSIVSLKAGQDVLPLTMTFTNGNEGRSKMTGIRIFVNGRKIMSEADFRGKDTVSLKMDDVLSAGDTQMEVQTYGKDGSNLTWVLTTPKIKVSDIKPDSVAPGDKVTINGKNLPKTLSAYAVTIGSKSGTITGATDKAVTFTVPQGVEGGKQVVTLYIAGVKCDPLSIKIKVSPELSGTNMVACPAQSPLTISGTGFSTKQGDNVVTFNGVNASVIRATANSLEVMVPDLPFPQDGVEIKVKSAGVDAKNTIKQDLSIRVIPKGESLGPNGPNY
- a CDS encoding carbohydrate kinase, which gives rise to MTDVLCLGEILVDWVCTTVGAELDSAQQFTKAAGGAPANTAVGLARQGVATGFIGRTSDDAFGRWLRSLLEEEGINVEASVLDPSAQTRMAYVVTTSSGDRKLAEFSRIACADSKLQPNDLKQHLFASASVLHFGSISLIESPAQESTKKAVEMARANKMLVSYDPNVRISLWPSKETCRKTILNTLSWADVVKINEDELEFLTGSRDTSAAEKLREEHNVPLLIITLDSRGAYFVTKHGGKQVPGFQVELVEATGAGDGFNSGVIAGLLPLIKGKADKREALLALEQTKLFEIIQAANAIGAITCTKAGAIPALPHRDEIDAFMAKMAVKS